The Hymenobacter sp. GOD-10R genome includes a window with the following:
- a CDS encoding S-adenosylmethionine decarboxylase: MHVYTPGLHILATFTAPVYHLLDAGTCQQFFDQQIAALHLTKVGEVYHTFPNGSFTAVVGLTESHLSIHTWPEHGLATFDVFLSNFQQDNSATVRQLYAETLRFFEATEQTKTEVVR, from the coding sequence ATGCACGTTTATACTCCTGGGTTACACATATTAGCCACTTTCACGGCGCCCGTTTATCATTTGCTAGATGCTGGCACTTGCCAGCAGTTTTTTGATCAGCAAATTGCTGCCTTGCACCTAACTAAGGTAGGGGAGGTGTACCACACTTTTCCGAACGGCAGCTTCACGGCGGTAGTCGGCCTCACCGAGTCGCACCTGAGCATTCACACCTGGCCCGAGCATGGCCTAGCTACCTTCGACGTGTTCTTGTCCAACTTCCAGCAGGACAACTCCGCTACGGTGCGCCAGCTATACGCCGAAACACTGCGCTTCTTTGAGGCCACGGAGCAAACCAAAACGGAGGTAGTTCGATGA